One window of Planctomycetota bacterium genomic DNA carries:
- the leuC gene encoding 3-isopropylmalate dehydratase large subunit has protein sequence MFEKIWDAHVVHHEPGQQAILYIDLHLVHEVTSPQAFEGLRLAGRKLRRPDRTVATPDHNIPTTNRALPIADPISKQQIDTLRANCKEFGVKLYDLDNPQQGIVHVIGPELGLTQPGMTIVCGDSHTATHGAFGALAFGIGTSEVEHVMATQTLLQSRPKTMEIRVEGKLPPGVTAKDVILYIIGQITTDGGTGYCIEYTGSVIRALSMEERMTVCNMTIEAGARAGMIAPDDKTFAYLRGREFAPKDFDAAVARWRKLPSDPGAKYDKTIVFQAADIVPQVTWGTNPGQVAPVTGAVPNPAAMNDDNQRKAASGALQYMGLTPGTPLVDLTLDRVFIGSCTNSRIEDLRAAAAVVRGYHVNNHVSAMVVPGSGQVKKQAESEGLDRVFREAGFDWREAGCSMCLGMNPDTLSPGQRCASTSNRNFEGRQGKGGRTHLVSPAMAAAAAITGHFVDIRDWKYQA, from the coding sequence ATGTTCGAGAAGATCTGGGACGCCCACGTCGTCCATCACGAGCCGGGGCAGCAGGCCATTTTGTACATCGATTTGCACCTGGTCCATGAAGTGACCAGCCCTCAGGCTTTTGAAGGGCTGCGGCTCGCCGGTCGTAAACTGCGTCGCCCCGATCGAACCGTGGCCACGCCGGACCATAACATTCCGACGACCAATCGCGCCCTGCCAATTGCCGACCCGATCAGCAAGCAACAGATCGACACCTTGCGCGCCAACTGCAAAGAATTCGGCGTCAAGCTGTACGACCTCGACAATCCACAACAGGGGATCGTCCATGTCATCGGCCCTGAACTCGGCCTGACTCAGCCGGGCATGACGATCGTTTGTGGCGACAGCCACACCGCCACGCATGGCGCGTTTGGCGCGCTGGCCTTTGGCATCGGCACCAGCGAAGTCGAGCACGTGATGGCGACCCAGACGCTGTTGCAGTCGCGCCCCAAGACGATGGAGATTCGCGTCGAGGGGAAGTTGCCGCCGGGCGTGACCGCCAAGGACGTCATCCTGTACATCATCGGGCAGATCACGACCGACGGCGGCACCGGATATTGCATCGAATACACCGGCAGCGTGATCCGCGCCCTGAGCATGGAAGAGCGGATGACCGTCTGTAACATGACGATCGAGGCGGGCGCTCGGGCGGGCATGATCGCGCCGGATGACAAGACGTTCGCCTACCTGCGCGGGCGGGAATTCGCTCCCAAGGATTTCGACGCCGCCGTGGCCCGTTGGCGAAAGTTACCCAGCGATCCGGGTGCGAAGTACGACAAGACGATCGTGTTCCAAGCCGCCGACATCGTGCCGCAAGTCACCTGGGGAACAAATCCGGGGCAAGTAGCGCCGGTGACCGGCGCGGTGCCAAACCCGGCCGCAATGAACGACGACAATCAGCGCAAGGCAGCGTCCGGCGCGCTGCAATATATGGGACTGACGCCGGGGACGCCGCTCGTGGACCTGACGCTCGATCGAGTCTTCATCGGCTCGTGTACTAATAGCCGGATCGAGGACCTTCGCGCCGCGGCCGCCGTGGTGCGCGGCTATCACGTGAACAACCACGTCAGCGCGATGGTCGTTCCCGGCAGCGGCCAGGTCAAGAAGCAGGCCGAATCCGAAGGGCTGGACCGCGTGTTCCGCGAAGCTGGGTTCGATTGGCGCGAGGCGGGCTGCAGCATGTGCCTGGGGATGAATCCCGACACGCTGTCGCCGGGTCAGCGCTGCGCTTCGACCAGCAACCGGAACTTTGAAGGTCGGCAAGGCAAAGGTGGCCGCACGCACCTGGTCTCGCCCGCCATGGCCGCCGCGGCCGCCATCACGGGCCACTTTGTCGACATCCGCGATTGGAAGTATCAGGCCTAG
- the leuD gene encoding 3-isopropylmalate dehydratase small subunit, which yields MKAFTVHTGLVAVIDKPNIDTDQIIPKQFLKRIERTGFGQYLFFDWRFKEDGSDNPDFELNQPRFRGASILVAGPNFGCGSSREHAPWALEDYGFRVVISSSFADIFYNNCFKNGMLPVKLDEASVGELMAMVAKNPGYQLTVDLQNCVLRDEHGYRKPIEVEAFRRHCLLNGLDDIGLTMQHEAKITQYERAHGIA from the coding sequence ATGAAAGCATTCACCGTTCATACCGGACTCGTCGCGGTCATCGACAAGCCGAACATCGACACCGACCAGATCATCCCCAAGCAGTTCCTCAAGCGGATCGAGCGGACGGGCTTTGGCCAGTACCTGTTCTTCGATTGGCGGTTCAAGGAAGACGGCAGCGACAATCCGGACTTCGAGCTGAATCAGCCCCGCTTCCGCGGCGCTTCGATCCTGGTCGCGGGGCCGAACTTTGGCTGTGGCAGCAGCCGAGAACACGCCCCTTGGGCGCTCGAGGACTACGGCTTTCGCGTGGTTATCTCGTCGAGCTTCGCCGACATCTTCTACAACAACTGCTTCAAGAACGGCATGCTGCCCGTCAAGCTCGACGAGGCGTCCGTCGGCGAGTTGATGGCGATGGTCGCCAAGAATCCCGGCTACCAACTGACCGTCGACCTGCAAAACTGCGTGCTGCGCGACGAGCATGGCTATCGCAAGCCAATCGAAGTCGAGGCCTTCCGCCGGCATTGTTTGCTGAATGGTCTGGACGATATCGGCCTGACAATGCAGCATGAGGCGAAGATTACTCAGTACGAACGCGCCCACGGGATCGCCTGA
- a CDS encoding YbjN domain-containing protein, with amino-acid sequence MNRRLVRLVCCLAFGVAILAGDFILRPSAADEPQPVAAPQPVISSLTPAGAERVLSTFGLEFKEVEKGMYVFRHEDLKLLFHNGHETLHLYSNFPSAKAELTKINDWNRTKRFAKAFLNEHNQPTLTADLELTGGVTEQNLMEWLKTYVAYLKQFKEFIEK; translated from the coding sequence ATGAATCGACGGCTCGTACGGCTCGTCTGTTGCTTGGCCTTTGGCGTGGCGATACTCGCCGGTGATTTCATCTTGCGACCCAGCGCCGCCGACGAGCCGCAACCAGTCGCGGCCCCGCAGCCCGTGATCAGCAGCCTGACTCCGGCCGGCGCCGAACGCGTGCTAAGCACATTTGGGCTGGAATTCAAAGAAGTCGAAAAGGGGATGTACGTCTTCCGGCACGAAGACCTGAAGCTGTTGTTTCACAACGGCCACGAGACGCTACACCTGTATTCAAACTTTCCCAGCGCCAAGGCCGAGTTGACGAAGATCAACGACTGGAATCGGACCAAGCGGTTCGCCAAGGCCTTTTTGAACGAGCACAATCAGCCGACGCTGACGGCCGATCTGGAACTGACCGGCGGCGTGACCGAGCAGAACCTGATGGAATGGCTGAAAACCTACGTCGCCTACCTGAAGCAGTTCAAAGAGTTCATCGAGAAGTAA
- a CDS encoding DUF1501 domain-containing protein yields MNQQVGHSRRDFLRHTLHGATALGAANAWGRLAPLARAATAPAAPMGKADHCIFLWLGGGMAGVDTFDPKRRGDPKEKKPGCYYDSIDTAVAGVKVVEHLPQAAQLMDRITAVRTISHNTFDEHATATHFVHTGRRISETIRYPSIGSIVSHERGKVNDNMPAYVVIGYPNTARDPGFLGPRHGYLNLVDTEAGPSGLVRHSDVDVARQDRREQLLKRLRQRAASDSTLAAYDQVIGESLRLAGPQFMRVFNLKEESDTLRESYGGEFGQRCLLARRLVEHGCRFIEVSHNLNFINGTGWDTHNEGQLNQHLLIKELDLALSTLIRDLESRKMLDRTLIAIATEFGRPPEFDARGGRGHQSKCYTMVLAGGGLKHCGAYGETDEIAKTVVTPAVSIPDFHATICAAMGINPAKELFDENKRPVPITDGGTPIGQLFA; encoded by the coding sequence ATGAACCAACAAGTGGGACATTCACGACGCGATTTTCTCCGGCACACGTTGCACGGGGCCACGGCGCTAGGGGCGGCCAACGCCTGGGGCAGGCTAGCGCCGCTGGCTCGTGCAGCGACCGCGCCGGCGGCGCCGATGGGGAAGGCCGACCATTGCATTTTCCTCTGGCTAGGCGGGGGCATGGCCGGCGTCGACACGTTCGATCCCAAGCGACGTGGCGACCCGAAAGAGAAGAAGCCGGGCTGCTATTACGACTCGATCGACACCGCGGTCGCGGGCGTGAAGGTCGTTGAGCACCTGCCGCAAGCCGCCCAGTTGATGGACCGGATCACGGCGGTTCGCACGATCAGCCATAACACTTTCGACGAGCACGCCACGGCGACGCACTTTGTCCACACCGGGCGGCGAATCAGCGAAACGATCCGCTACCCCAGCATCGGCAGCATCGTCAGCCACGAGCGCGGCAAGGTTAACGACAACATGCCGGCCTATGTCGTGATCGGCTATCCCAATACCGCTCGCGACCCCGGTTTCTTGGGTCCGCGGCATGGCTACCTGAACCTGGTTGACACCGAAGCCGGGCCTTCGGGTTTGGTGCGGCATTCGGACGTCGATGTGGCGCGGCAAGATCGCCGCGAGCAACTCTTGAAGCGGCTGCGCCAGCGCGCGGCGAGCGACTCGACCTTGGCTGCCTATGACCAGGTGATTGGCGAGAGCCTGCGCCTGGCCGGCCCGCAATTCATGCGAGTGTTCAACCTGAAGGAAGAGTCCGACACGTTGCGCGAGAGCTATGGTGGCGAGTTCGGGCAGCGCTGCTTGCTGGCCCGCCGGCTGGTCGAGCACGGCTGCCGGTTCATCGAGGTGTCGCACAACTTGAACTTCATCAACGGCACCGGTTGGGACACGCACAATGAAGGACAACTGAACCAGCACCTTCTGATCAAGGAACTGGACCTGGCGCTCTCGACGCTGATTCGCGACCTGGAATCGCGGAAGATGCTGGATCGGACCTTGATCGCCATCGCCACCGAGTTCGGACGTCCGCCCGAGTTCGACGCTCGCGGCGGCCGCGGCCACCAGTCCAAGTGCTACACCATGGTCCTAGCCGGTGGCGGGTTGAAGCATTGCGGCGCGTACGGCGAGACCGACGAAATCGCCAAGACGGTGGTCACGCCGGCCGTCAGTATTCCCGACTTCCACGCCACGATCTGCGCGGCCATGGGAATCAACCCGGCGAAAGAACTATTCGACGAGAACAAGCGTCCGGTCCCCATCACCGACGGCGGCACGCCGATCGGGCAGTTGTTTGCCTGA